From Hypomesus transpacificus isolate Combined female chromosome 3, fHypTra1, whole genome shotgun sequence:
TGGGCATCCTTTTTTTTAAGATATATTTTTGGTCTCTTTTTACTTCATTGGACAGAGACAGTTGGAGATAGACAGGAAATGCAtgtgacagagaggagaagacacagaaatggcagAAAAGGGCTGAGCCCGAATTGAACCCTGGCCAATGCCTCAGCCCATATGGTTCCTGTCCTACCCAGTGAGCCACTCTGTGGGGCACCTCTCTCTGTAGGACATCTCTCTCCGCAGCATCTCTATCTATGTGGAGCATCCTTATCTGTGGGGTGTCTATGTGGGGTATCTCTCTGTGGGGTACATCTGAAgggtctctctttgtgtgttctctctctctctctctctctctctctctctctctctctctgtctctctgtctctctctctctgtctctctgtctctctctctctctgtggggtTCAGAGTACGACCTGAGTGGCTACCTGGGTCAGACGGAGAAGCTGTGCTCCCCGGAGGAGGTGGTGGCAGCCGGCCGGGCCGTGTGTGGAGGCTACGCCAGCCTCTGCCTGGCCCTGTGCAGGTCAGCACTGCCCCAAACCCTGGCCCTGTAAACtacccctaaccctggccctgtaTATtacccctaaccctggccctgtaTATTACCCCTTAGCCTGGTCCTGTACACTAGCCCTAACCCTGTAAACTACCCCTAACCCTGGTCCTGTACACtacccctaaccctggccctgtaCACtggccctaaccctggccctgtaCACTAGCCCTAACCTTGGCTCTGTACACTAGCCCTAACCCTGGGCCTGTACACTAGCCCTAATCCTGGCCCTGTACACTAGCCCTAACCCTGTACATtacccctaaccctggccctgtgtactagccctaaccctggccctgtaCACTGGCCCTAACCCTGGTCTTGTACactagccctaaccctggccctgtaTATtacccctaaccctggccctgtaCACtacccctaaccctggccctgtacactagccctaaccctggccctgtacactagccctaaccctggccctgtacactagccctaaccctggccctgtacactagccctaaccctggccctgtacactagccctaaccctggccctgctGTGTGCAGGGAGGTGGGTGTGCAGTGCCAGCAGGTGCCAGGCTTCAGTAAGGGCATCGGTCACCAGCAGGGCCGCAGCCTGCGAGGGACACGCTCCGACCACATGTGGAACGCCGTGCAGCTGAGGGGGCGCTGGTTCCTGCTGGACGCGTGCTGGGGGGCCGGCCGCGTCGACATGGACACCAAGACCTTCAtcaagaggtggtggtggtggtggtgggggtctaTATGACTGTAGTGTAACAGGATGATGGGGTTTATCCAGAGGGACAGGAACATTCCAGGAGACATTCCTGAACTCAGCCCACTGAGATGCTGAACTGAACTACTTTGGATCCTTGATCTGCTTTCCTTTCCAGCAGCGCCATGTGCGTCACAAAAGCTTGTGCTAAATGAGCaactgtgtaaatgtgtttgcccctccccccatcaGGATGGATGATTTCTACTTCCTGACGGAGCCCGAGGATTTCATCGGCTCCCACTTCCCCGACGAGCAGTGCTGGCAGCTGCTGGACGTCCCCCTCGCCCTGGAGGAGTTTGAGAGGAGCGTCTTCAGGACCTCCCGCTTCTACACCCTGGGCCTCAGTCTGCCCCACCCCCGGCACGCTCTCATCCTCACGGGTGAGAGAGCCCTCCAGACGCTGGGCTATCCAGCTGTGTTTCCCGTGCTGTGTTCTCCTAGCTGACGGcacctgtgtctgcctgctcccACAGAGGAGGGCGAGGCCTGGGTGAGCGTGGGCTCCAAGCGGCCCGTGAGCTTCACCTACGAGGTGGCTCCGCTGGGCGGCCGGGACGAGGGCACTGCTGGGCTGCAGCAGGGCGCTGGGGAGGCCCCCGAGGAGGCCAGCTGGGGCCTGCTGACGGTGACCCCCCGGGGGATGAAGCTGCACCTTCTGCCCCCTGCCAGCGGGACGTACGGGGTGAAGCTCTTCGCCCGGCCCGCCGACGCCGCCACCGACGCCCCCTTCCTCTGGGTGTGCTCCTTCACCCTGCAGTGCCCCGTGGCCAGGGCTCGCGAGGAGATCCCAGACAACCCCTTCCTGTCCTGGGGCCTGCAGCCCTCCGCTGGGGCTCTGGGGGTGGAGGCCTGCAGCCAGGGCAGCCAGGTggctgaggtggaggaggggcgcCTAGAGCTGGTGCTGCAGACCTCCAGGCCCCTCATGCTGCTGTGGGAGCTGGCCCACCCCGGGCTGGAGCCGGCGCTGAGCCGACGCTGCCTGGCCGCCCAGGTGGAGCCCCGGCGCCTCACCTGCCACCTGCTCTGCCCTCGTACCGGCTTCTACCGCCTCTCCTTGTTCCTGCGCGACTACGACAAGACGGACGGGGAGTTCCAGAACGCcggcaacttcctgctgcactGCGCCCGCGGGGCAGTCGGCCTCGACGAGATGTTCCCCCCGAGCCTGTCGTCCTGCTGCGGGCCGGGCACGCGCACGCTGGCGGCCGGCCTCTCCAGGTTCAGCCACGCGGGGGcgctgctgagcacacagaAGGGGAGGTGCAACCTCACCTTCCACACTCGGGCAGATCTGGAGCTGCACGCCACCCTGAGCCGAGAGGAGAGCCCGCCCCCGGCCGCGGCCCCGCCGCTGAGCCGTCATCTCCTCTGCACCTACACAGACAGCAAGGTGACGCTGAGCGCCAGCCTGCCCCGACCCGGGGTCTACCGGCTGGGGCTGTACGCCAGGGACAGCCCTGAGGGAGACTTCCGCCCCCTGTGTGACTTTGTCCTGAAGAACGGCAGCCAGCAGCCCGGCCCGCCCTTCCCCTGCGTGTACGCCGCCTGGAGGAGGGGCTGCGTGCTCCTGGAGCCGCGGTCCGGACGGCTGGAGGAGGCCCCCGGGTCCTGGGTCCGCTTCAGGGTGAAGGTGCCCGGGGCGCGGCGGGTGGCCGTGCTGGGAGGGGAAGGCCCGGCGGAGCTGAAGCAGAACAGGAGccgggtgtgggagggggaggcgcTCGCGGGGAGCGGCCAATCGCAGCTCAGGCTGGTCGCCGTCACAGGGGAATCGGAGGATCTGGCAGTCTTACTGACCTTcgacctccagcagcagcagaaggaGGATGGATGAGAAGGGGGCTGGACGACAGGAGACTCACACGCACTCTCGTGGCATCATGTATCGTGTGTGTGGTTTGGAAAAAATTGGGGCggttttcaaatgtttttttcaatAAACATCCAAACGTGAGAAGTTGACCGGTGTGAAAGCCTGGCCTCTGTCCACAGTCCTTCAGACCAAAGTGTGTCCAGTAGGTTGAGCAGCGTGGGTCTGCGCCCTGCAGCGCTGTAGAGGGATGAAGCTGGACGGTGACTGAGCACCAGAAGCAGGAGGACGTGTGTTTACACGCTGCTGTCATAACAGCACCGAAATAGCCCCAgcttgcttacacacacacaacaatagaggggtggggagggcgtacacacacagatggaccaCGTGTGtccatttttgggggggaatggTGTGAGGTACAGTGGGGAGTATTGGAGGCgcagggggggtgcaggggggggggtatgggggtCAAGGGCAACTGTATAGGGCCAGGGGAGTGAGGTAAGGAAGGGTGGGGTGTTTCTTTTGCTGGGCACAGATACAataagaagcacacacacacacacacagggtagcGTCAGGAAAGGGATGTCTACAATGTCTGTGGAGACTGAAGTAGATTCCAGACATTCCCCCTGCTCtatttcagtctctctcccccctggcccAGTGTGGACTGAGCACCAAACTAGAAATGCAGGaatctgtgtctgtgagtgtctcAGGCTTGATTATCTCGAGAACCGGGCACTGTTTGAAATGGAAATTTGCCAGCTGTATTGCTCAGGACCCAAGGACGCGCAATGTCTGAAGCACTGTTGGATGAAATTAATATCCGCGTTCGCAACCATGTTGAGCCGCACTAAGTGATGGAGCCTTGGGTCTCGTGGGAACTGCCCTTGTGCTCATAACTCCAACAGACTAATGCAGGGACACACTCCTACATACTCATAGCTTCCAGTGGAATCCAGCTcctctaatccccccccccccccctcctctccgttCTCCTACCTCTGACAGGGGTCTGACATTATCAGTCACATTAGCTACAGGCCGATGACAGGTGTGTGACATCAGTCACATTAGCTACAGGCCGATGACAGGGGTGTGACATCAGTTACATTAGCTACAGGCCGATGACAggtgtgtgacatcatcatttAGCTGCAGGCCGATGACAGGTGTATGACATCAGTCACTTTAGCTACAAGCCGATGACAggtgtgtgacatcatcatttAGCTACAGACCGATGACAGGGGTGTGACATCATCATTTAGCTACAGGCCCCGTCTGCACCTTCACAAAATGATGACCCAAACACAAAGAATGATTAAACATATAAATATTTAATGTATTACTTGGTGCAATAAATACAACAGTTAGGTTATAAAAGCCTCAGTCACAGGAGAAAACTAAAGTTACAGTCGATTTGTGCAAATGCAATTCAATTTCACCCACATTTTGTGAACCCTTGTGAAAAAAAGGAATACAATTAtattttggcacttgtttagttcaCAGAATTCTTCCATATTTTTTTGCAACAATATTTTAGGAATTCTTGTCAGTTGTCAGAAAATATGAATAAAAAACTCTATACTGAACTAAATTGGGACCAAACTATTCCTTTAGTTGTCACAAAGGGGCTGGAGGCCAGACTAAACAAGTCCTCAAGGTTGGACCCAGGCCTGACGACCTATAACCTCCACAGCCCACATCATGACATGCCTCTCTGTGGAGGTTAGCtggaccactctctctctcctcctccagagggtcctACCAGAACCACAGGCATGTTTACCTTCCCTCCAGACCTAGGtggtgctctctctgtctgggagAAACACGGAAACCTTCCTTTAAACACCTCCAGGACGGAATTCTCCAACGGCCCTATGCTCGAGGTAACAATCGGGTACAGGTACCTTTCCAAATATATGTCTCcataaacaaacaacacaatggATCAGTTTTCATCAAAAAAGTGCATACATTCCAAATCTGTCCATTTTTGAACATTGGAACTCATTTTCAAAACTATCAAAAAGAACGGAACAAATTTGGTCATTTGATCATTCGAGCATCACATATTACCCCTTAGAATGTTAATTCTAAACACCAAACTTTGTTTTTGTCCTATAACTTCAGCTATAGAAGCACCGGCCACCCAGTAAAGACTAGGAAGGTCTCTGAGTGGCCAGAGCGTTGAGTAAGCAGTACCGGGGAGAACCTCTAGAGGGCGTCCAGGGCCCCACTGAGAAATCGGCGGGGGGTTCCCTAAACCAAACAAGCCTGCCCCCCTTATCTCTGCCCCCTGGCTCTAGGTCAGGGCGAACCTCACTACGGTATCCGACAGCCCCAGAAGCCAAGAGACCCACGGCAGACGTGGTATCCCAGACAGTTTGTCTGGTTAATCCCTGAATCGTGGACAGCCCCCGAGGGGTCTCCCCCAGGCCAGGAGAGCCTATCGCACCTCCCCGCCTCGGTGACGAAACACATCTGCTTACAGAACAATTCCATGGGTTCCTTTCACCAACGCTGATCCAGGCTGGTTCCTcggcccccagccctctctactGAGGGCGGGGGGCCCGAGCCagccctcccctcagcctcgTAAGGCtctgctgaggggaggagagacacgcTCAAAGGCTCACCGGCTCTCTTTTGGATTATTTTCAAACTGCAtccgtttttcttcttcttctttagtTTGTGCGCGAAAGCATGTCCGCGCGTTTTTTCTGTGCATTTTTCTTCAATTCACAGCGTTACAAAAATACTATCTCGTTGCTTCGAGGTCGTTCAAATTCGCGCGCCCGATATCGAAAATAAACGTGATCATTTGATTTTCGTTGTACCAGTTTGGTGAAAGGCAACTTTCTCAGAATAGATATACCTCTTAGTGACATccaaacacatgcaaacaggGTGTCAGTATGTGTAACTCCGTACAGTTAGTGCTAACTTGAGCTGAATATCACAAACATGTTACATAACCCTCTGACCCGATAAGGACAGCCGCGTACACGGCAGAAACACAGTGTGTCTGCTTCGATACTGCAGGACATGGCTAATTAAGGCCCCCAGCTATGGCACCACCAGCCCAGTAGAAATCGTAGCGGGGAGCTGCCAGGCAGTTTAGGCCAGTCTCTGTGGTATTACGTAAGTGGGGGCTGAAAGCGACTGTTGCTCCGAAACAGAAGACAGGTCCACAGAAACGCTCCCTCTTGTGACGAGGTCAGCAGAGCTGGGGATTACACCGGCCTGCCAGCCGACATTGGTAACACGACCCTCCAAACAAGCCGGAACACGCACACTGGGACTTGAGTCGCATCCTCGCCGTGTGAGCTCGTCCTTACTGAGTTCTCTGAAGGTAGTACAATGAAAACACCAAGAGCACAAACGCGCTTGTTCCATGAAGTGACAGGTCGGTGAGTTTCGGGGGAAGAGGGGAATGTGCGTTTCTCCAGGAAGCCCCTTCCCCGCGCCGGCACGAGTGACCTGCTGGGTCACGCTAACATGAACACATCTAGCGCAGGACTGGGCGGCTCGTTCCACACAGCAGGCTCTACTGcctggacggacagacaggacCAGCAGTGTTCTACTCCCCAGGTCCCACACAGATTCAGGGACCTGGAATTTGGGATGTGGTGGTGTTCACATGGACCCTCACCAGCTCTGGGAGCAGAAGGCCCATCCGACACACGCGCCCGACATCGTAGCAGCAAATTACAGGTGGCCAGCCCGGGTGGCCCCCTCTAGTCAAAGGAGAGATGCTCATTGGACGCTGGataacactgctgcccccattCTGAGAGAAGGCTGTTAGGATTCGTTAAGACATGCAGAGAGATGCCAGTCGTGTGACTGCTTCTACCCTAGCACAGTTTCACAGAGGACACCTAGAGAAGACAAGCCccagaaaacatctactactgAACCCCACAATCCCTCCCAtcaggctgcccccccccccccctctcatcaggctgccccccccacaccctctcatcagccccccccccacaccttctcatcagccccccccccacaccctctcatcagccccccccacaccctctcatcagcccccccccccctctcatcaggctgccccccccccacaccctctcatcagcccccccccccccccctctcatcagcccgcccccccccacaccctctcatcagcccgcccccccacaccctctcatcaggctgcccccccccccacttctcaGCGCAGCAGACAGGTGGGCTGGGGCGAGGGTGTCACCGGACCCCTCCCCTGGGCCCTCCAGGATCACATGGCCCACATGCCTCTCCAGGAATAGAGCCTTTAATTGTCCAATTACAGTAAACAGAGCTCCATCAGATGGTGTGGCTGGGGCTCTGCCTGGATGGGGctctgcctggctggctgggtgccTGGGGCGGCTCAGGTTGGGAAGGGCAGGCAGGGGGGCAGGTTCATTTGGACCTGTATCCTCCCACCCACAACAACAACCATCTTAGTGGAGAGTGTATGGtggccaacccccccccccccccccccccccaccccaccccctcccttcaaccccccaccccctcccttcgaccccccaccccctcccacccccctggaCCAGCCTATGGATCGAACAGGTCCCCCAGCCTCTGCTGCTCCAGCTGCTGGTTGAACATCTCGATCGCCTGGTTGGCCTCTGTGATGTAGTCATTGATGAACTCCTCCATACCTGAACACGGATCCATGTAAGGTACACAACCTGCAGAGTgactacacaccacacagccaAAGACAGAGTGACCACAGACAGAGTGACTACAGACAGTGACCACAGACAGGGTGACTACAGACAGTGACCACAGACAGGGTGACTACAGACAGAGTGactacagacagagacagcatgCAGACCAGACCAGTACAGGGATAGTAAATAGCCATGAACAGAAGTTTAAAGATGCTAAAACGCTGCAAGGATACGAGGATGGCAGTTCATTTTCTCTCCAAAGATGTCGACGTACTGGTGCCCGTTGTAGAAGTATCCCGGAGGCAGAGGCTCCAGGTGTCTTCtcacctgagcacacacacacacatgcacacacacacgcacacacacaggagataaCATGGGCCTGCTAGcatataagcgcagctagttctggcagggcaatcgggcagcgcacGTCAGTCAGTTATctgggacgtaaggcgtcttactccaccttccttactccacccactaccacacccatgtagcagcgcatatccattgggccacgtccgataaggcgtctttaaaagacgcgcggatatgcacacactcaccccggtcgttgtatgatcagtgctgctgccaccctccaccgtccccttctccccatgctgtctgtatgtctatccatcagggggattatatctctattgctccctgcctcatatgtcatgtatgtatgtgttgcatcgaggagggagtgcttcccttagatcatccactccgccaaagtaaatctacatgtccatgtcatgtaacaataaatgctcaaatctaatacgtgattgtcttgactgaactgaatCCTGGTACCACTATGCACCGCTGATCCTTGGTTCTTCTGCTGAACTTTTTTTTTGCACAACGCCTTACATAAAAGCATCGGCAATAGGTGTAAATATAGACCTGCTGTAAACACCTACAGTAATAGACTTATGGTTGGGGTTAGTGTTGAGGTTAGTGTTGGGTTGGGTTAAGGAGAGACTCACATGGATGGCGTTGATCTCCTGGGGAGTCAGGCTGCTGTGAgtcttcttcatcttcctcacctccttctGTAACACAAACCAAGCTGAGACTGTGTATGGTAGGAGATTACAAACCAAGCTGAGACTGTGTATGGTAGGAGATTACAAACCAAACTGAGACTGTGTATGGTAGGAGATTACAAACCAAACTGAGACTGTGTATGGTAGGAGATTACAAACCAAGCTGAGACTGTGTATGGTAGGAGATTACAAACCAAACTGAGACTGTGTATGGTAGGATATTACAAACCAAGCTGAGACTGTGTATGGTAGGAGATTACAAACCAAGCTGAGACTGTGTATGGTAGGAGATTACAAACCAAGCTGAGACTGTGTATGGTAGGAGATTACAAACCAAGCTGAGACTGTGTATGGTAGGAGATTACAAACCAAGCTGAGACTGTGTATGGTAGGAGATTACAAACCAAGCTGAGACTGTGTATGGTAGGAGATTACAAACCAAGGGCACCCatgactctgaccactgaaatgCTGTTACCAACTATGCATTTCAGATCCTGGATTTTCTGATGAACTTTCTAGAAACATATACATGTCTCTTTGGCTAAAAGCTGCCAGccagtctgctaaatgaataacatgTAGAACACGGTCATGTGACCCTGCCCTGTGCTGTGTTTTCCAGGAAGGGGCGTGTACTGTATTATTTTGTTTGTCAAATTCTTTGTTTGATGATCTGTTTGTATAGaatgtcctgtcctgtctcatGTCATATACTGGAGGGCCTGTGTTATATGAACCAAACAGGGGGTCTGTAGGAAAGACTGAAGACTCTCACCACTAGCAGTAAACGAAACAGGAAGTTTTTTAATTTATGAAAGGCTATACAAAGGAAGACGTTGCTTTACCGTCATTATAGCTGTCTTAGTCATCAATAAATGTTCAGGGCTGCTGCTCAATGGTTGAACAGATGGATAATGACTGAGAGCTGTTCGGGGGAATGTAAGTAGCATGTTGAGGACAGACTGTATCAGAAGCTGGGAGACGCTGTTTGGGGCGACTGCGTTTGGAATCACCATCTGATTCCTCGGCCAGATGGTGTAGTAGTTTGTGTAGTTTTGCGTTTGTGTGTCATGGTTGTGGTTGTTTAATGACGACTTGTTCGAAAGGCATTTCACTGTTTTGGAGGGGGCGGGACTGTACCTGCTTGACACACAGACGCAGCCAATCCTTCAGGCCCTCCTGAGTAAGCCCCACCCCTGAGAAGAGCAGGAGGCAGCCGGTTGGCTCCTGGTGCTGTGGGGGCAGGTCGCTGTGGCTGGCGCCCTGCTGGGGGGTGATGCTCAGCGTCCCGGTCACAGCGCTGTagctcacctccatcaccttctGGGAGTCTGCAGGAGGGGCACGTGGGGGGGTGGGTCACCGCCTGCTCAGCAGAGAGCCAGCGGCTCCTCCAACCACTGCATGCTGGTCAGGCCTCCAGGGCTCACACACAACCCTGCTCACTCCCACAGCTCAGGTGCACCACCAAGTGTTTGAAAACTCAAAACAGGTCAACGGAAGAGATGCAACACAACTGGATGTATCATGTACCCTGACTGAACTGGAGAAATCAATAATAACCAGACAGACTAGACTTGACAATGTGATGCCAGAGAACTGAAA
This genomic window contains:
- the ky gene encoding kyphoscoliosis peptidase, producing the protein MSEVIIQKFSFPFSCSSRPCQSEATPTKSPALPTVPSHSPSQEERLNHRSLLDPAQLSQPRTTGGLQNGTPDGSEAAPAEGGLPPPSSQPPQLVPRGSSPRPGVLEPQAEGAEDQRPAAKRQLSSESSARTVGVLKKTALRKAGEARPGPPPGARGLQGPEGGICRGRRKDLGPRTGAFLRVDAHAFQAGMELKEQCVCSVATIARSVTQGGWGELERLRAIWVWLCHNIEYDLSGYLGQTEKLCSPEEVVAAGRAVCGGYASLCLALCREVGVQCQQVPGFSKGIGHQQGRSLRGTRSDHMWNAVQLRGRWFLLDACWGAGRVDMDTKTFIKRMDDFYFLTEPEDFIGSHFPDEQCWQLLDVPLALEEFERSVFRTSRFYTLGLSLPHPRHALILTEEGEAWVSVGSKRPVSFTYEVAPLGGRDEGTAGLQQGAGEAPEEASWGLLTVTPRGMKLHLLPPASGTYGVKLFARPADAATDAPFLWVCSFTLQCPVARAREEIPDNPFLSWGLQPSAGALGVEACSQGSQVAEVEEGRLELVLQTSRPLMLLWELAHPGLEPALSRRCLAAQVEPRRLTCHLLCPRTGFYRLSLFLRDYDKTDGEFQNAGNFLLHCARGAVGLDEMFPPSLSSCCGPGTRTLAAGLSRFSHAGALLSTQKGRCNLTFHTRADLELHATLSREESPPPAAAPPLSRHLLCTYTDSKVTLSASLPRPGVYRLGLYARDSPEGDFRPLCDFVLKNGSQQPGPPFPCVYAAWRRGCVLLEPRSGRLEEAPGSWVRFRVKVPGARRVAVLGGEGPAELKQNRSRVWEGEALAGSGQSQLRLVAVTGESEDLAVLLTFDLQQQQKEDG